The Salvia splendens isolate huo1 chromosome 21, SspV2, whole genome shotgun sequence genome includes a window with the following:
- the LOC121784816 gene encoding wings apart-like protein 2, whose translation MNRKFSSANSSNDGVSDSSSRDFRFSGLESSRRHWSDPCSLNSSQGSRRFSLSKDRDGGFRNSKTVKVIDVDSEPYASCSTQGSQGIEVFEFSDEVFQKPKKLKRADFDPFEYNSSEELEGIGAPPRRKGGESEVFDFSEDGGFQKSKKLKIANFDPFDYNSSEELEEIVALLQRKGREIEAFDFSEDVDFQKSKKLEKADYDPYEYNSSEELEGSVAMPQRKAREIEAFDFSEDVDFQKSKRLEKADYDPYEYNSSEELEGIVAMPQREGTDIGVFDFSEDVDLLKGNKCTTVGSDAFRRSSSRDLGIPQSRKRGWNGLSHVSLGAVSMKSQKKDRGKNWVLEKKKKKKEPCELDPCFIELTDTSMEIQEFAETTEHTEVNSALHGLRKGQVVKIRRESLLSLLSICGTLQKRRLLWAHGMARKIIDAILGISIDDTPSNLAAAALFYLLTSDGQDEHLLYSPSSVRFLIKLLKPLSPAASKEKSQPIGSKLLGLCKNAGYSQISTKETDSTSTEIMLMVREILVDRKEIQPVDNIDGEKQEPELKPKWISLLTIEKACSSSITIEGFEDTSRTLQRHRSNFKKKLRDFGGLDAVFEVARKCHSVMEEWLERSPSFALEPKNISGLESLVLLVKCLKIMENATFLSNDNQCHLLGMKGSFGGQQAPRSFTKLILSVIKILSGVSLLRSFISYGSNHSGGHSSMERAYESFDLCDPHMISGEPRSPYSSVESTQTSSRKWRVESSQAGSRNGTSRSLKTRFSNSGITEDSPDPFAFHNDSSEPSRWESRSGSMNKSLSRDGRATMIGSTDTSDFVSVTQQESNNVEYRHSQETSCSSIGDEYKSNLLAECLLTAIKVLMNLSNENPEGCRQIARCGGLEILASLIVGHFPAFSLPLPRSSHARNVSAPSKSNLTIYHCTNTPLTDQELDFLIAILGLLVNLVEKDGGNRSQLAAASVSLPRLVGLDLKKQSNIIPILCSIFLANQGTEEAAGEEKCLSWEDEESILQGEKEAEKMIVEAYAALLLAFLSMESKKVRNTIAERLSGGNLKVLVPVLERFVEFHLTLNVISPETHSTILKVIESCKMP comes from the exons ATGAACCGGAAATTCTCCTCGGCGAATAGCTCAAACGACGGCGTTTCCGATTCCTCGTCGCGCGATTTTAGGTTTTCGGGGCTGGAGTCCAGTCGCCGCCATTGGTCTGATCCATGTAGCCTGAATTCGTCTCAAGGGTCGAGGCGATTCTCGCTATCGAAGGATCGGGATGGGGGTTTTAGGAATTCGAAGACAGTGAAGGTGATTGATGTCGATTCGGAGCCTTATGCTTCGTGCTCTACGCAAGGTTCGCAGGGAATTGAGGTTTTTGAATTTTCCGATGAGGTTTTCCAGAAACCGAAGAAGCTGAAGAGAGCCGATTTTGATCCTTTCGAGTATAATTCCTCGGAGGAGTTGGAGGGAATTGGGGCTCCGCCTCGGAGAAAGGGCGGGGAGAGTGAGGTTTTTGATTTTTCGGAAGATGGTGGTTTCCAGAAATcgaagaagctcaagatagcaAATTTTGATCCTTTCGATTATAATTCATCTGAGGAGTTGGAGGAAATTGTGGCTCTGCTGCAGAGAAAAGGTAGGGAGATTGAGGCTTTTGATTTTTCTGAAGATGTGGATTTCCAGAAATCAAAGAAGCTCGAGAAAGCTGATTACGATCCCTATGAGTATAATTCATCAGAGGAGCTGGAGGGAAGTGTGGCTATGCCGCAGAGAAAAGCTAGGGAGATTGAGGCTTTTGATTTTTCAGAAGATGTGGATTTCCAGAAATCAAAGAGGCTCGAGAAAGCTGATTACGATCCTTATGAGTATAATTCATCAGAGGAGCTGGAGGGAATCGTGGCTATGCCGCAGAGAGAGGGCACAGACATTGGGGTTTTTGATTTTTCCGAAGATGTAGATTTATTGAAAGGTAATAAGTGCACGACTGTTGGTTCTGATGCATTTAGGCGAAGTTCATCACGGGATTTGGGGATTCCACAGTCGAGAAAGCGAGGATGGAATGGGCTGAGCCATGTGAGTCTTGGTGCAGTTTCTATGAAATCACAGAAGAAGGACCGGGGAAAAAATTGGGTTttagagaagaaaaagaagaagaaggaaccATGTGAGTTGGACCCATGTTTTATAGAGCTTACTGATACATCCATGGAGATTCAAGAGTTCGCAGAGACTACTGAGCATACTGAGGTGAACTCTGCATTACATGGGTTAAGGAAGGGACAAGTGGTGAAGATTCGGAGGGAAAGTCTTCTATCATTGTTATCAATCTGCGGAACATTGCAAAAGAGGCGGCTTTTATGGGCTCATgg GATGGCCAGAAAAATAATTGATGCTATTCTTGGAATCAGTATTGATGATACGCCAAGCAACCTTGCTGCTGCTGCTCTATTTTACCTTTTGACTAGTGAT GGTCAAGATGAACATCTTTTGTATTCACCAAGTAGCGTTCGCTTTTTGATAAAATTGTTGAAACCACTTTCACCTGCTGCTTCCAAGGAAAAGTCACAGCCTATTGGGAGCAAGCTCCTAGGCCTGTGCAAGAATGCTGGTTACTCTCAAATTTCAACCAAGGAAACAGATTCCACCTCTACCGAGATTATGCTCATGGTTCGGGAGATACTTGTTGATCGCAAGGAAATCCAGCCAGTAGATAATATTGATGGAGAAAAGCAAGAGCCTGAGCTGAAGCCTAAATGGATTAGTTTGCTTACAATAGAAAAAGCCTGCTCGTCCAGTATTACTATTGAAGGTTTTGAAG ACACTTCTAGGACTTTACAGAGACATAGGAGCAACTTTAAGAAGAAACTCAGAGACTTTGGGGGGCTTGATGCAGTTTTTGAAGTGGCAAGGAAATGCCATTCTGTGATGGAG GAATGGTTAGAGAGAAGTCCATCTTTTGCCCTGGAACCGAAAAATATTTCTGGGCTAGAAAGTCTAGTACTTCTTGTGAAATGTCTAAAAATCATGGAAAATGCTACATTCCTCAGCAATGATAATCAG TGCCATTTGCTTGGGATGAAAGGAAGCTTTGGTGGCCAACAAGCTCCACGGTCTTTCACAAAGCTCATTTTGAGTGTCATTAAAATTCTCTCAG GTGTTTCCCTGCTCCGAAGTTTTATTTCTTATGGAAGCAATCACTCAGGAGGCCATAGTAGCATGGAACGGGCTTATGAAAGCTTTGATCTATGTGATCCTCACATGATATCTGGTGAGCCAAGGTCTCCTTACTCGAGTGTGGAATCAACTCAGACGTCCTCACGAAAATGGAGAGTTGAATCTTCTCAAGCAGGATCACGCAATGGAACATCTCGTAGTTTAAAGACAAGATTTTCTAATTCTGGAATTACAGAGGATAGTCCAGATCCTTTTGcatttcataatgatagttctGAACCCTCAAGGTGGGAATCACGATCTGGAAGTATGAATAAGTCTTTGTCTCGAGATGGTAGGGCAACTATGATTGGATCCACAGATACAAGTGATTTTGTATCAGTAACTCAACAAGAATCAAACAATGTGGAATATCGTCATTCCCAGGAGACCTCTTGTTCTTCGATTGGTGATGAATATAAGTCCAACCTCTTGGCAGAATGTCTTCTCACTGCTATTAAG GTTCTAATGAACTTATCCAATGAAAACCCTGAGGGCTGTCGGCAAATTGCACGCTGTGGGGGTTTAGAAATATTGGCTTCTCTGATTGTGGGTCATTTTCCAGCATTCAGCCTTCCTTTGCCACGCTCAAGTCATGCAAGGAATGTCAGTGCTCCATCTAAATCAAACCTCACAATCTACCATTGCACCAATACACCCCTCACCGATCAAGAGCTAGATTTTCTTATCGCCATTTTGGGGTTGCttgtgaatttggtggagaaGGATGGTGGTAACAG ATCTCAGCTTGCCGCAGCTAGTGTTTCACTACCCCGCCTTGTAGGTCTGGACTTGAAGAAACAAAGTAATATAATTCCGATTCTGTGCTCCATCTTTTTGGCTAATCAAGGCACTGAGGAGGCTGCCGGAGAGGAAAAATGTTTGTCCTGG GAGGATGAAGAATCCATATTACAAGGAGAGAAGGAAGCTGAGAAAATGATTGTAGAAGCTTACGCTGCTCTTCTTCTGGCTTTTCTTTCGATGGAAAG CAAGAAAGTACGGAACACCATTGCAGAACGCCTTTCCGGTGGCAACTTGAAAGTTCTTGTTCCAGTGTTGGAGAGATTTGTG GAATTCCATCTGACGCTTAATGTGATATCACCGGAGACACATTCTACTATTCTGAAAGTAATAGAATCATGTAAGATGCCATGA
- the LOC121784664 gene encoding RNA polymerase II C-terminal domain phosphatase-like 1 isoform X2, with the protein MYGKLVVVYEGERLLGGAELQPQEGFAALFKAEEIREIRVSHFSPPSERCPPLAVLHTVNSAGICFKLESTAKNVDSSPLAVMHATCLRQNKTAVASIGREQIHLVAMHSRNYAQTPCFWGFNVASSLYNSSLAMLNLRCLGIVFDLDETLIVANTLRSFEDRIESLQRKINGETDPHRIASMIAEIKRYQDDKYILKQYAESDQVVDNGKVIRSESEVVLALSDNQQTIVRPLIRLQDKNIVLTRINPLIRDTSVLVRLRPAWEDLKTYLIAKGRKRFEVFVCTMAEKDYALEMWRLLDPGSNLINPREILDRIVCVKSGCKKSLFHVFQDGNCHPKMALVIDDRLKVWDEQDQQRVHVVPAFTPYFSPQAEGNNTIPVLCVARNVACNVRGGFFKEFDDGIMQRISEVAYEDDIKNLPPVPDVGSYLVSEDDLLASNGNKDSVGFDGMADAEVERRLKEAMLASSTAPNSVMNLDPRIASALQFATPSTSFAVHPPTLQGPAVPLPSKQLPQLAKLLRTPSAGSGQVETTLHSSPAREEGEVPESELDPDTRRRLLILQHGQDMREQPPNENQFPARPPGPAPLPRAHPQGWFPPEEEMTLRQLNQVPPPLELNAEALSIDNNWARKSSFLHEVQTSFPPARVHENQRLPEEELPQQDHLRLNGPLPDFRSISAYKDLDLEAGQIDPSSATSAAVLLDIAFKSGTKVEFKHTLAPGTELQFFMEVFFAGQKIGEGIGRTRREAQCHAAEGSLFYLADKYLSQLNHDSSNMSVSGISLGKLQDSYINDGVSSREATPSRTSVSPRILDPRIETSKKSTNSISALKELCMMEGLSVAYQTQPQFSAHWGQQNEVYAEVEIDGQVLGKGTGLTWDEAKSKAAEKALGAVKSMFSQYPHKRQASPRSLQEMPCKRLKPESSRALHRMPSSARPPKNAPHIP; encoded by the exons ATGTATGGAAAACTGGTGGTGGTGTATGAAGGGGAGAGATTGCTGGGAGGGGCTGAGTTGCAGCCGCAAGAAGGCTTCGCTGCGTTGTTTAAGGCGGAGGAGATTCGGGAGATTCGCGTCTCCCATTTCTCGCCGCCGAGTGAGCGATGTCCGCCACTTGCTGTGCTACACACTGTAAATTCAGCCGGAATATGCTTCAAATTGGAATCTACGGCCAAGAATGTGGATTCATCACCTCTTGCTGTTATGCACGCCACCTGCCTTAGACAGAACAAG ACGGCGGTGGCATCTATTGGGAGAGAGCAGATTCATTTGGTTGCCATGCATTCAAGAAACTACGCACAGACCCCTTGTTTTTGGGGGTTCAATGTGGCATCAAGTCTGTACAATTCTTCCCTTGCTATGCTAAATCTCAGATGCCTTGGCATTGTATTTGATCTTGATGAAACATTGATAGTTGCAAATACATTGCGGTCGTTTGAGGATAGGATAGAGTCACTGCAACGAAAAATAAATGGCGAGACTGATCCACATCGTATTGCTAGCATGATAGCAGAGATTAAACGCTATCAGgatgataaatatattttgaagcAATATGCAGAAAGTGATCAGGTAGTAGACAATGGGAAGGTAATCAGGTCAGAGTCTGAGGTGGTTCTCGCTTTGTCAGACAACCAACAAACTATTGTTCGTCCACTTATCCGGCTACAAGATAAAAATATTGTTCTTACTCGCATTAATCCACTG ATACGTGATACAAGTGTTCTTGTGAGATTAAGACCTGCATGGGAGGATCTTAAAACCTACTTGATTGCTAAAGGCCGAAAGCGCTTTGAGGTTTTTGTTTGCACTATGGCAGAAAAAGACTATGCCTTAGAAATGTGGAGACTACTTGATCCGGGATCAAATTTGATAAACCCAAGGGAGATTTTGGACCGCATTGTGTGTGTCAAGTCAG GTTGCAAGAAGTCATTGTTCCACGTTTTTCAAGATGGAAACTGCCATCCTAAGATGGCCTTGGTAATCGATGACCGTTTAAAAGTGTGGGATGAGCAAGATCAACAGAGAGTGCATGTTGTTCCTGCATTTACACCCTATTTTTCTCCTCAAGCTGAA GGTAACAACACTATCCCTGTGCTCTGTGTGGCAAGAAATGTAGCTTGCAATGTCAGAGGTGGTTTTTTTAA AGAGTTTGATGATGGCATAATGCAAAGAATTTCTGAAGTTGCATATGAAGATGATATCAAGAACTTGCCTCCTGTACCTGATGTCGGAAGCTACTTGGTTTCTGAG GATGATCTATTGGCTTCTAATGGCAACAAGGATTCAGTTGGTTTTGATGGAATGGCAGATGCTGAGGTGGAAAGGAGATTGAAG GAGGCAATGTTAGCTTCTTCTACTGCTCCTAATTCTGTGATGAACTTAGACCCAAGAATAGCCTCAGCTCTCCAGTTTGCCACACCTTCAACGTCTTTTGCAGTTCATCCTCCAACTTTACAAGGGCCAGCAGTGCCTCTGCCAAGTAAGCAATTACCTCAGCTTGCAAAATTGTTAAGAACACCATCAGCTGGATCTGGGCAAGTTGAAACTACACTGCATAGTTCTCCTGCAAGGGAAGAAGGTGAGGTACCAGAATCTGAATTAGATCCTGACACTAGGAGGAGACTGCTTATTTTGCAACACGGTCAAGACATGAGAGAACAGCCTCCAAATGAAAATCAGTTTCCTGCGCGGCCGCCTGGGCCGGCACCCTTACCAAGAGCTCACCCACAAGGTTGGTTTCCCCCTGAAGAGGAGATGACCCTGAGACAATTGAACCAGGTGCCACCACCTCTGGAGTTGAATGCTGAGGCTCTTTCAATTGACAATAATTGGGCTCGTAAGTCATCCTTTCTCCATGAAGTGCAAACTTCCTTCCCACCTGCCAGGGTTCATGAGAACCAGAGGCTGCCGGAGGAG GAACTCCCACAACAAGACCATTTAAGACTGAATGGACCACTGCCTGATTTTCGTTCTATTTCTG CATACAAGGATCTTGATCTTGAAGCCGGACAAATTGATCCATCTAGTGCAACTTCTGCTGCAGTTTTACTGGACATTGCTTTCAAGTCTGGAACAAAG GTGGAGTTCAAGCATACTTTAGCACCAGGCACAGAACTGCAGTTCTTTATGGAG GTTTTCTTTGCAGGTCAAAAAATTGGCGAAGGAATTGGTAGAACAAGGAGGGAAGCACAATGTCATGCTGCAGAAGGATCTCTTTTCTATTTGGCTG ATAAATACTTGTCCCAGCTTAATCATGATTCCAGCAACATGTCTGTAAGCGGAATTAGTCTGGGTAAACTGCAAGACAGTTATATCAATGATGGTGTGAGTTCACGTGAGGCTACACCCTCAAGAACATCAGTGTCCCCAAGGATTCTAGACCCGAGAATTGAGACCTCCAAGAAGTCAACAAACTCAATATCTGCTCTTAAAGAATTA TGCATGATGGAAGGCCTTAGTGTAGCATATCAAACTCAACCTCAGTTTTCAGCTCATTGGGGCCAGCAAAATGAAGTGTATGCTGAG GTTGAAATTGATGGGCAAGTATTGGGCAAGGGAACTGGCTTAACATGGGATGAAGCTAAATCTAAG gCTGCTGAGAAAGCTCTTGGTGCTGTGAAATCCATGTTCAGTCAGTATCCTCACAAGCGCCAGGCTTCTCCGAG ATCTCTGCAAGAGATGCCATGTAAGAGGCTGAAACCAGAATCCTCAAGAGCTCTGCACCGGATGCCATCATCTGCCCGTCCCCCAAAGAATGCTCCTCATATTCCGTGA
- the LOC121784664 gene encoding RNA polymerase II C-terminal domain phosphatase-like 1 isoform X1, translating to MYGKLVVVYEGERLLGGAELQPQEGFAALFKAEEIREIRVSHFSPPSERCPPLAVLHTVNSAGICFKLESTAKNVDSSPLAVMHATCLRQNKTAVASIGREQIHLVAMHSRNYAQTPCFWGFNVASSLYNSSLAMLNLRCLGIVFDLDETLIVANTLRSFEDRIESLQRKINGETDPHRIASMIAEIKRYQDDKYILKQYAESDQVVDNGKVIRSESEVVLALSDNQQTIVRPLIRLQDKNIVLTRINPLIRDTSVLVRLRPAWEDLKTYLIAKGRKRFEVFVCTMAEKDYALEMWRLLDPGSNLINPREILDRIVCVKSGCKKSLFHVFQDGNCHPKMALVIDDRLKVWDEQDQQRVHVVPAFTPYFSPQAEGNNTIPVLCVARNVACNVRGGFFKEFDDGIMQRISEVAYEDDIKNLPPVPDVGSYLVSEDDLLASNGNKDSVGFDGMADAEVERRLKEAMLASSTAPNSVMNLDPRIASALQFATPSTSFAVHPPTLQGPAVPLPSKQLPQLAKLLRTPSAGSGQVETTLHSSPAREEGEVPESELDPDTRRRLLILQHGQDMREQPPNENQFPARPPGPAPLPRAHPQGWFPPEEEMTLRQLNQVPPPLELNAEALSIDNNWARKSSFLHEVQTSFPPARVHENQRLPEEELPQQDHLRLNGPLPDFRSISDEDSLVAQMSSAYKDLDLEAGQIDPSSATSAAVLLDIAFKSGTKVEFKHTLAPGTELQFFMEVFFAGQKIGEGIGRTRREAQCHAAEGSLFYLADKYLSQLNHDSSNMSVSGISLGKLQDSYINDGVSSREATPSRTSVSPRILDPRIETSKKSTNSISALKELCMMEGLSVAYQTQPQFSAHWGQQNEVYAEVEIDGQVLGKGTGLTWDEAKSKAAEKALGAVKSMFSQYPHKRQASPRSLQEMPCKRLKPESSRALHRMPSSARPPKNAPHIP from the exons ATGTATGGAAAACTGGTGGTGGTGTATGAAGGGGAGAGATTGCTGGGAGGGGCTGAGTTGCAGCCGCAAGAAGGCTTCGCTGCGTTGTTTAAGGCGGAGGAGATTCGGGAGATTCGCGTCTCCCATTTCTCGCCGCCGAGTGAGCGATGTCCGCCACTTGCTGTGCTACACACTGTAAATTCAGCCGGAATATGCTTCAAATTGGAATCTACGGCCAAGAATGTGGATTCATCACCTCTTGCTGTTATGCACGCCACCTGCCTTAGACAGAACAAG ACGGCGGTGGCATCTATTGGGAGAGAGCAGATTCATTTGGTTGCCATGCATTCAAGAAACTACGCACAGACCCCTTGTTTTTGGGGGTTCAATGTGGCATCAAGTCTGTACAATTCTTCCCTTGCTATGCTAAATCTCAGATGCCTTGGCATTGTATTTGATCTTGATGAAACATTGATAGTTGCAAATACATTGCGGTCGTTTGAGGATAGGATAGAGTCACTGCAACGAAAAATAAATGGCGAGACTGATCCACATCGTATTGCTAGCATGATAGCAGAGATTAAACGCTATCAGgatgataaatatattttgaagcAATATGCAGAAAGTGATCAGGTAGTAGACAATGGGAAGGTAATCAGGTCAGAGTCTGAGGTGGTTCTCGCTTTGTCAGACAACCAACAAACTATTGTTCGTCCACTTATCCGGCTACAAGATAAAAATATTGTTCTTACTCGCATTAATCCACTG ATACGTGATACAAGTGTTCTTGTGAGATTAAGACCTGCATGGGAGGATCTTAAAACCTACTTGATTGCTAAAGGCCGAAAGCGCTTTGAGGTTTTTGTTTGCACTATGGCAGAAAAAGACTATGCCTTAGAAATGTGGAGACTACTTGATCCGGGATCAAATTTGATAAACCCAAGGGAGATTTTGGACCGCATTGTGTGTGTCAAGTCAG GTTGCAAGAAGTCATTGTTCCACGTTTTTCAAGATGGAAACTGCCATCCTAAGATGGCCTTGGTAATCGATGACCGTTTAAAAGTGTGGGATGAGCAAGATCAACAGAGAGTGCATGTTGTTCCTGCATTTACACCCTATTTTTCTCCTCAAGCTGAA GGTAACAACACTATCCCTGTGCTCTGTGTGGCAAGAAATGTAGCTTGCAATGTCAGAGGTGGTTTTTTTAA AGAGTTTGATGATGGCATAATGCAAAGAATTTCTGAAGTTGCATATGAAGATGATATCAAGAACTTGCCTCCTGTACCTGATGTCGGAAGCTACTTGGTTTCTGAG GATGATCTATTGGCTTCTAATGGCAACAAGGATTCAGTTGGTTTTGATGGAATGGCAGATGCTGAGGTGGAAAGGAGATTGAAG GAGGCAATGTTAGCTTCTTCTACTGCTCCTAATTCTGTGATGAACTTAGACCCAAGAATAGCCTCAGCTCTCCAGTTTGCCACACCTTCAACGTCTTTTGCAGTTCATCCTCCAACTTTACAAGGGCCAGCAGTGCCTCTGCCAAGTAAGCAATTACCTCAGCTTGCAAAATTGTTAAGAACACCATCAGCTGGATCTGGGCAAGTTGAAACTACACTGCATAGTTCTCCTGCAAGGGAAGAAGGTGAGGTACCAGAATCTGAATTAGATCCTGACACTAGGAGGAGACTGCTTATTTTGCAACACGGTCAAGACATGAGAGAACAGCCTCCAAATGAAAATCAGTTTCCTGCGCGGCCGCCTGGGCCGGCACCCTTACCAAGAGCTCACCCACAAGGTTGGTTTCCCCCTGAAGAGGAGATGACCCTGAGACAATTGAACCAGGTGCCACCACCTCTGGAGTTGAATGCTGAGGCTCTTTCAATTGACAATAATTGGGCTCGTAAGTCATCCTTTCTCCATGAAGTGCAAACTTCCTTCCCACCTGCCAGGGTTCATGAGAACCAGAGGCTGCCGGAGGAG GAACTCCCACAACAAGACCATTTAAGACTGAATGGACCACTGCCTGATTTTCGTTCTATTTCTG ATGAGGATAGTCTTGTTGCTCAAATGTCTTCAGCATACAAGGATCTTGATCTTGAAGCCGGACAAATTGATCCATCTAGTGCAACTTCTGCTGCAGTTTTACTGGACATTGCTTTCAAGTCTGGAACAAAG GTGGAGTTCAAGCATACTTTAGCACCAGGCACAGAACTGCAGTTCTTTATGGAG GTTTTCTTTGCAGGTCAAAAAATTGGCGAAGGAATTGGTAGAACAAGGAGGGAAGCACAATGTCATGCTGCAGAAGGATCTCTTTTCTATTTGGCTG ATAAATACTTGTCCCAGCTTAATCATGATTCCAGCAACATGTCTGTAAGCGGAATTAGTCTGGGTAAACTGCAAGACAGTTATATCAATGATGGTGTGAGTTCACGTGAGGCTACACCCTCAAGAACATCAGTGTCCCCAAGGATTCTAGACCCGAGAATTGAGACCTCCAAGAAGTCAACAAACTCAATATCTGCTCTTAAAGAATTA TGCATGATGGAAGGCCTTAGTGTAGCATATCAAACTCAACCTCAGTTTTCAGCTCATTGGGGCCAGCAAAATGAAGTGTATGCTGAG GTTGAAATTGATGGGCAAGTATTGGGCAAGGGAACTGGCTTAACATGGGATGAAGCTAAATCTAAG gCTGCTGAGAAAGCTCTTGGTGCTGTGAAATCCATGTTCAGTCAGTATCCTCACAAGCGCCAGGCTTCTCCGAG ATCTCTGCAAGAGATGCCATGTAAGAGGCTGAAACCAGAATCCTCAAGAGCTCTGCACCGGATGCCATCATCTGCCCGTCCCCCAAAGAATGCTCCTCATATTCCGTGA